In Methanosarcina siciliae T4/M, one genomic interval encodes:
- a CDS encoding bifunctional fructose-bisphosphatase/inositol-phosphate phosphatase, with translation MTSNLNFLKLCREAYRAAYDATCDLVGTDSASSFVCMGADGTPTTGIDLAAEDAIVEVLKADGRPMRILSEELGELIIGKSPEFSVVLDPLDGTYNASAGIPFYSVSIAFASHDLSDLRFGYVRNLAFREEYYAEAGNGSYLNGNRIETSANSELKDLCVSIYGYRQNVERTRRIYSNIRRVRLFGSVALELCYVASGRLDAFVDVRKALRVTDVAAGQLILEEAGGLVTDGYGKTLRLPDNVTARVEMVASNGHVQKKLLSLLSGG, from the coding sequence ATGACTTCGAATTTAAATTTTTTAAAATTGTGCCGGGAGGCTTACAGGGCTGCATACGATGCAACCTGTGACCTTGTGGGTACTGATTCGGCGAGCAGCTTTGTATGTATGGGAGCTGACGGAACGCCGACTACAGGTATAGACCTTGCAGCAGAAGACGCCATCGTTGAGGTGCTGAAAGCTGACGGCAGGCCGATGAGGATACTCAGCGAAGAACTTGGCGAACTTATTATCGGAAAGTCTCCTGAGTTCTCTGTTGTGCTTGACCCTCTCGACGGGACTTATAATGCTTCTGCCGGAATTCCTTTCTACAGCGTGTCAATAGCTTTTGCTTCTCACGACCTCTCAGACCTCAGGTTTGGGTATGTGAGAAACCTTGCCTTCAGGGAAGAATATTATGCAGAAGCCGGAAATGGTTCATATCTGAATGGGAATAGAATTGAGACCTCTGCGAATTCGGAACTGAAGGACCTCTGTGTCAGCATATATGGCTACAGGCAGAACGTGGAAAGAACCCGAAGGATATACAGCAATATCCGCCGTGTGAGATTGTTCGGAAGCGTGGCGCTTGAACTGTGTTATGTAGCTTCAGGCAGGCTTGATGCCTTTGTGGATGTCCGAAAAGCCCTGCGGGTAACCGATGTGGCAGCAGGCCAGCTTATTCTTGAAGAAGCCGGTGGGCTTGTTACGGATGGATACGGGAAGACTTTAAGACTTCCTGATAATGTTACCGCCAGGGTGGAAATGGTCGCGTCTAACGGGCATGTACAGAAAAAACTTTTAAGCTTACTTTCAGGGGGATAA
- a CDS encoding NAD(+)/NADH kinase, whose product MAIRKIGIASRCDRPEVLQMVRDIIANFQSKVQIYVSTATADVLDIEGTPVERMRDEGVELIISVGGDGTVLRNIAKMKDPLPVLGINMGTLGFLVDVEPEDAIETVEEVIYGFSYLERMRVDVFLNGEMLETATNEIAVMSAKPAKIIQFEVYVNDCPLDEMRADGVVFATPTGSTAYAMSAGGPIINPRVNAIVVVPVAPFKLSSRPWVIPSDSEITVKLSDHKKEAVIAIDGQKSYRIRPEDVVKLKKSKYPARFVRISDTCFYERVQRKLS is encoded by the coding sequence TTGGCAATTCGGAAAATAGGGATCGCATCACGCTGCGATAGGCCTGAAGTACTTCAGATGGTAAGGGATATTATCGCAAACTTCCAGTCGAAGGTGCAGATCTATGTCTCCACTGCCACAGCTGATGTGCTGGACATTGAAGGCACTCCTGTCGAAAGGATGAGGGACGAGGGAGTCGAACTCATCATAAGTGTGGGAGGTGACGGGACAGTCCTCCGGAATATTGCCAAAATGAAAGATCCTCTTCCTGTACTGGGAATTAACATGGGCACTCTCGGTTTCCTTGTAGATGTGGAACCTGAGGATGCAATTGAGACCGTAGAGGAGGTTATCTATGGGTTTTCATATCTTGAAAGGATGAGGGTAGACGTCTTCCTTAACGGGGAGATGCTTGAGACAGCCACAAACGAGATCGCTGTAATGTCTGCAAAACCTGCGAAGATTATCCAGTTTGAAGTTTACGTCAATGACTGTCCTCTGGATGAAATGCGTGCCGATGGTGTGGTTTTTGCAACACCCACAGGTTCGACTGCCTATGCGATGAGTGCAGGTGGGCCTATCATAAACCCGAGGGTGAATGCAATCGTGGTGGTTCCTGTCGCTCCTTTCAAGCTTTCGTCAAGGCCCTGGGTCATCCCTTCGGATAGTGAAATCACAGTGAAATTGTCAGATCATAAAAAAGAAGCTGTAATTGCAATTGACGGGCAAAAGTCTTACAGGATCAGGCCTGAAGATGTTGTCAAACTGAAAAAATCAAAATACCCTGCCCGTTTTGTAAGGATTTCCGATACCTGCTTTTATGAGAGAGTTCAGCGGAAACTTTCCTGA
- a CDS encoding homocitrate synthase family protein, translated as MSESEQYSRNTLMDFIDYRPLDIEICDVTLRDGEQTPGVVFTKEQKLAVASELDSMGVEVIEAGFPVVSACEKEIVKEIANQGYDSRICCLSRAVKGDVDAALDCDVDIVSIFIAMSDMHLKYKYHRTLEDMLGCAKEAIEYATDHGLNVRFAAEDASRTPIDRLKQAFKEVESEYKVQYVSLADTIGILNPTTTHYLVSEIFKSVNTSICIHCHDDLGMATANTLAAAEAGAKQLHTTVNGIGERAGNASLEEVLVALRVQYGIERYDTKKLTALSKMISEYSNITPSVNKAVVGQNTFTHESGIHVAAILEEPRTYELFLPEMVGGKRNLVVGKHTGTKALKGIINSIGLCLEREELCALIEKVKVCTEEKHKSISRDQLERLITQVRQEQKPSGSEKEKFSI; from the coding sequence ATGTCAGAGAGCGAGCAGTACTCCAGAAACACACTTATGGATTTCATCGATTATCGCCCCCTCGATATCGAAATCTGTGATGTGACCCTGCGCGATGGGGAACAGACCCCCGGTGTTGTGTTCACGAAAGAACAGAAGCTGGCAGTAGCCAGCGAACTTGATTCCATGGGTGTTGAGGTTATAGAAGCCGGCTTTCCGGTAGTTTCCGCATGCGAAAAAGAAATCGTAAAGGAAATAGCAAACCAGGGCTATGATTCCAGAATCTGCTGTCTCTCAAGAGCAGTAAAGGGAGATGTTGATGCTGCCCTTGATTGTGACGTTGATATCGTCAGTATTTTCATTGCAATGTCCGATATGCACCTCAAATACAAATACCACAGGACTCTTGAGGACATGCTGGGCTGCGCTAAGGAAGCTATTGAATATGCAACCGACCACGGTTTAAATGTACGTTTTGCAGCCGAGGATGCAAGCCGCACTCCGATTGACCGCCTCAAGCAGGCTTTCAAGGAAGTTGAGAGCGAGTATAAAGTACAGTACGTAAGCCTGGCAGATACAATCGGTATCCTGAACCCGACCACAACCCATTACCTCGTGAGCGAGATCTTCAAGTCCGTAAACACTTCCATCTGTATCCACTGCCATGACGACCTCGGGATGGCTACAGCCAACACCCTTGCAGCCGCCGAAGCCGGGGCAAAGCAGCTCCATACGACAGTTAACGGAATTGGAGAAAGGGCAGGAAATGCTTCCCTTGAAGAAGTGCTGGTTGCCCTAAGGGTACAGTACGGAATCGAGCGTTATGATACAAAAAAGCTGACTGCGCTCTCCAAAATGATTTCGGAATACTCAAACATCACTCCTTCGGTAAACAAAGCCGTTGTGGGCCAGAACACCTTCACCCACGAATCCGGGATCCACGTAGCTGCAATTCTGGAAGAACCGCGCACTTATGAACTCTTCCTCCCCGAGATGGTCGGTGGAAAGCGCAACCTCGTTGTAGGAAAGCACACCGGGACAAAAGCCCTGAAAGGAATCATCAACAGCATTGGTCTCTGCCTTGAACGGGAAGAACTCTGCGCCCTGATCGAAAAAGTCAAGGTCTGCACCGAAGAAAAGCACAAAAGCATCTCTAGGGACCAGCTTGAAAGGCTGATTACTCAGGTCAGGCAGGAGCAGAAACCTTCCGGCAGCGAAAAAGAAAAGTTTTCTATCTGA
- a CDS encoding DUF2795 domain-containing protein, with protein sequence MQASSAAEVQSSMQEAVQAFREIRYPVTKNQLIEKAKSMNARSEVIQAIEGIPDREYNNAADVLKQFEGIQRAVEALKELKYPSTKSQLIEHAKKHNARSEVIRALDKFPDREYNNTADVLMEFRGKFQSQ encoded by the coding sequence ATGCAAGCAAGTTCTGCTGCTGAAGTTCAGAGTTCGATGCAGGAAGCTGTACAGGCTTTCCGGGAGATAAGATATCCTGTAACAAAGAATCAACTGATCGAGAAAGCTAAAAGTATGAATGCACGCAGCGAAGTAATCCAGGCTATTGAGGGCATTCCAGATAGGGAATACAACAACGCTGCTGATGTCCTTAAGCAATTCGAAGGCATTCAAAGGGCTGTAGAAGCCCTCAAGGAGCTGAAATATCCTTCGACGAAGAGTCAACTTATCGAACATGCTAAAAAGCACAATGCCCGTAGCGAAGTTATTAGAGCTCTTGATAAGTTTCCAGATAGGGAATACAATAATACTGCCGATGTTCTCATGGAATTCAGAGGCAAATTCCAGAGCCAATAA
- a CDS encoding serine protease, translating into MSNLGYMVTVSHVFRRGEGDHLTVDGRKLTATSILKAFDLALIELPPVCTFKITELGSAAELEQTVLVNDIHAIKCRVVNAGASLLFLGFQCYNMPEPGDSVPPILQAGKVIGIMYSVTLDTCMGIAISSSIIRSLEV; encoded by the coding sequence TTGTCAAATTTAGGTTACATGGTTACGGTTTCTCATGTATTTCGGCGTGGGGAAGGAGACCATTTAACAGTTGACGGAAGGAAACTCACTGCGACGAGCATTCTGAAAGCCTTTGATTTAGCCCTGATAGAGCTTCCTCCCGTCTGTACTTTTAAAATCACCGAGCTTGGAAGTGCAGCTGAACTGGAGCAGACTGTACTTGTTAATGATATCCATGCTATTAAATGCAGGGTGGTTAATGCCGGAGCTTCATTGCTTTTTCTGGGCTTCCAGTGCTATAATATGCCGGAGCCGGGAGACAGTGTTCCTCCGATCCTGCAGGCTGGAAAGGTAATAGGGATAATGTACTCGGTAACACTGGACACCTGCATGGGAATTGCAATTTCTTCCAGTATTATACGCAGCCTGGAAGTATAA